A single region of the Pseudomonas solani genome encodes:
- a CDS encoding MFS transporter, with translation MLLCHLAHAVDAPCATDCQLFAQDSTHAADTCSTLALHGIAPAMRGATMSQRQSAFLFNFLLLAAFSGATIGMAKIVTTLYALELGANSMQIGVIAAMESLGMIFVTLPAGFVIARFGARRVYFLASLGPMLLNLLIPVFASWWWLALARLLIGLCIPFRIVSMNSAFLRQLRHIGHAKAGWYRGALTLGMGLIGPLLGNALSGTGSFTLGFVVIGLCFGAMAAYSLGFWNEAGGDESAASAPGGGLLDEVRGMLANPAISESCLIEAVSASTGSLYGTFILLLAMQVAGLTQGQAVSLVMVQGLASVLALFGLGRLVQLGGRAFAYGSSLLAAVAALVLLGLAHHYWLLALGAVLLSIAAAQVHLVNMAQLASHAMDKSKISGLFNLATMLGGFGGAMLGGLVSHLVGLGNLFLGWIPLVLATALACWLRARRRTPANAPRC, from the coding sequence ATGCTGCTATGTCACCTGGCCCATGCGGTCGATGCGCCTTGCGCTACCGACTGCCAGCTGTTCGCCCAGGACTCCACCCATGCAGCCGATACCTGTTCCACCCTCGCTCTTCACGGCATCGCTCCCGCCATGCGGGGCGCGACCATGAGCCAGCGCCAGTCCGCCTTCCTGTTCAATTTCCTGCTGCTGGCCGCCTTCAGTGGCGCCACCATCGGCATGGCCAAGATCGTCACCACCCTCTATGCGCTGGAGCTGGGTGCCAACTCCATGCAGATCGGCGTGATCGCCGCCATGGAGTCCCTGGGGATGATCTTCGTCACCCTGCCCGCCGGCTTCGTCATCGCCCGCTTCGGCGCGCGGCGGGTGTACTTCCTCGCCAGCCTCGGGCCGATGCTGCTGAACCTGCTGATCCCGGTGTTCGCCAGTTGGTGGTGGCTGGCGCTGGCTCGGCTGCTGATCGGCCTGTGCATCCCCTTCCGCATCGTTTCGATGAACAGCGCCTTCCTCCGCCAGCTGCGCCATATCGGCCACGCCAAGGCCGGCTGGTACCGCGGTGCGCTGACCCTGGGCATGGGGCTGATCGGCCCGCTGCTGGGCAATGCCCTGAGTGGCACCGGCAGCTTCACCCTGGGCTTCGTGGTGATCGGCCTGTGCTTCGGCGCCATGGCCGCCTACAGCCTGGGCTTCTGGAACGAGGCCGGCGGCGACGAGAGCGCCGCCAGCGCACCCGGTGGCGGGCTGCTGGACGAGGTGCGCGGCATGCTGGCCAACCCGGCGATCAGCGAGAGCTGCCTGATCGAGGCGGTCAGCGCCTCCACCGGCTCCCTCTACGGCACCTTCATCCTGTTGCTGGCCATGCAGGTGGCCGGGCTGACCCAGGGCCAGGCGGTGAGCCTGGTGATGGTCCAGGGGCTGGCCTCGGTGCTCGCACTGTTCGGCCTCGGCCGCCTGGTGCAGCTCGGCGGCCGCGCCTTCGCCTATGGCTCCAGCCTGCTGGCGGCGGTGGCGGCGCTGGTCCTGCTGGGGCTGGCCCACCACTACTGGCTGCTGGCCCTGGGCGCGGTGCTGCTGAGCATCGCGGCGGCCCAGGTGCACCTGGTGAACATGGCGCAGCTGGCCAGCCACGCCATGGACAAGAGCAAGATCTCCGGCCTGTTCAACCTCGCCACCATGCTCGGCGGCTTCGGCGGCGCCATGCTCGGCGGGCTGGTCAGCCACCTGGTGGGGCTCGGCAACCTGTTCCTCGGCTGGATTCCCCTGGTGCTGGCCACCGCCCTCGCCTGCTGGTTGCGCGCCCGGCGCCGCACGCCGGCCAACGCCCCTCGCTGTTGA
- a CDS encoding cupin domain-containing protein has translation MSDFITVLRETCPVPVVDATKWKRIGGDPHTVNLNAYLSADGSKIMGTWICTPGKFEVNYEKWEFCHFLEGYCIITPEGEAPVHLRGGDVFVIEPGMKGTWEVVETVRKYFVFA, from the coding sequence ATGTCCGATTTCATCACCGTCCTGCGCGAAACCTGCCCCGTCCCCGTGGTCGACGCCACCAAGTGGAAGCGCATCGGCGGCGACCCGCACACGGTCAACCTCAACGCCTACCTCTCGGCCGACGGCAGCAAGATCATGGGCACCTGGATCTGCACCCCCGGCAAATTCGAGGTGAACTACGAGAAGTGGGAGTTCTGCCACTTCCTCGAGGGCTACTGCATCATCACCCCGGAAGGCGAAGCGCCGGTGCACCTGCGCGGCGGCGACGTCTTCGTCATCGAGCCCGGCATGAAAGGCACCTGGGAAGTGGTGGAGACGGTGCGCAAGTACTTCGTCTTCGCCTGA
- a CDS encoding SfnB family sulfur acquisition oxidoreductase: MTLLQPQQGPAVAIIRDDAEALAVARQLAEAFRSGAAERDRERRLPHAELDTFSRSGLWGITVPRAFGGAGVSRVTLARVVAIICAADSSIGQIPQNHFYALEVLRVNGSEAQQRRLFAAALAGERFGNALAEIGTRTSNDRTTRLVGDGDDFRIQGRKFYCTGALYAQRVPTLAIGEDGHQHFAFVERDAPGLEIVDDWSGFGQRTTGSGTAIFDDVPVAAEDVVSFQAAFERPTTVGPFAQILHAAIDAGIAREAYEDALAFVRTRSRPWIDAGVDKASDDPLAIHEFGRLAIRLHAAEAILDRAGRILDAATAEPTVESVAAASIAVAEARALTTEVSLNAGSKLLELAGTRATLAEHNLDRHWRNARVHTLHDPVRWKYHAVGNYYLNEVLPPRRGTI, encoded by the coding sequence ATGACCCTCCTGCAACCGCAACAGGGCCCGGCGGTGGCCATCATCCGCGACGACGCCGAGGCCCTGGCCGTGGCCCGGCAACTGGCCGAGGCATTCCGCAGCGGCGCCGCCGAGCGCGACCGCGAGCGGCGCCTGCCCCATGCCGAACTCGACACCTTCAGCCGCTCCGGCCTGTGGGGCATCACCGTGCCCCGCGCGTTCGGTGGCGCCGGGGTGTCCCGCGTCACCCTGGCCCGCGTGGTGGCGATCATCTGCGCCGCCGACAGCTCCATCGGGCAGATCCCGCAGAACCATTTCTACGCCCTGGAAGTGCTGCGGGTGAACGGCAGCGAGGCCCAGCAACGGCGCCTGTTCGCCGCCGCCCTGGCCGGCGAGCGCTTCGGCAACGCCCTGGCGGAAATCGGCACGCGCACCTCCAACGACCGCACCACCAGGCTGGTCGGCGACGGTGATGATTTCCGCATCCAGGGCCGCAAGTTCTACTGCACCGGTGCGCTCTATGCCCAACGCGTGCCGACCCTGGCCATAGGTGAGGACGGCCACCAGCACTTCGCCTTCGTCGAGCGCGATGCACCGGGGCTGGAGATCGTCGACGACTGGTCCGGTTTCGGCCAGCGCACCACCGGCAGCGGCACCGCGATCTTCGACGACGTGCCGGTGGCAGCGGAGGACGTGGTGTCGTTCCAGGCCGCCTTCGAGCGCCCGACCACGGTCGGCCCCTTCGCCCAGATCCTCCACGCCGCCATCGACGCCGGCATCGCCCGCGAAGCCTATGAAGACGCCCTGGCGTTCGTGCGCACCCGCTCGCGGCCGTGGATCGACGCCGGGGTGGACAAGGCCAGCGACGACCCGCTGGCGATCCACGAATTCGGCCGCCTGGCCATCCGCCTGCACGCCGCCGAGGCCATCCTCGACCGCGCCGGGCGCATCCTCGACGCCGCCACGGCGGAGCCCACGGTGGAGAGCGTCGCCGCTGCCTCCATCGCCGTCGCCGAGGCCCGTGCGCTGACCACCGAGGTGTCGCTCAACGCCGGCAGCAAGCTGCTGGAGCTGGCCGGCACCCGCGCCACCCTGGCCGAGCACAACCTCGACCGCCACTGGCGCAACGCCCGGGTGCACACCCTGCACGACCCGGTGCGCTGGAAGTACCACGCGGTGGGCAACTACTACCTCAACGAGGTACTGCCACCACGACGGGGGACGATCTGA
- a CDS encoding methionine ABC transporter ATP-binding protein: MVSFNRTISLDLPHIRLLGLGKAYQGNQGPVQALQGIDLEIRRGEVFGIIGRSGAGKSSLIRTLNRLEKPSVGQVVIDEEDIGAFDEKQLVLLRRRVGMIFQHFNLMSAKTVWQNVALPLKVAGVAKADIGRKVGELLALVGLSEKRDAYPAQLSGGQKQRVGIARALVHQPEILLCDEATSALDPESTQSILALLRDINKRLGLTIVLITHEMGVIRETCDRVVVLERGRVVEQGEVWRVFGDPQHEVTRTLLGTLRHELPDDLQGRLASEPVPGGDLLLDLHFTGASGREPDLLAITQALGTRVSLLHGGIDRIQGRAQGHLLVRISDVGQGGTWVLEQAHGLADKAEVLGYVAHA; encoded by the coding sequence ATGGTCAGTTTCAACCGCACTATCAGCCTGGACCTGCCGCACATCCGCCTGCTGGGGCTGGGCAAGGCCTACCAGGGCAACCAGGGGCCGGTGCAGGCGTTGCAGGGCATCGACCTGGAGATCCGCCGGGGCGAGGTGTTCGGCATCATCGGCCGCAGCGGCGCCGGCAAGTCGTCGCTGATCCGCACCCTCAACCGCCTGGAGAAGCCCTCGGTGGGCCAGGTGGTGATAGACGAGGAGGACATCGGCGCCTTCGACGAGAAGCAACTGGTGCTGCTGCGCCGGCGCGTCGGCATGATCTTCCAGCACTTCAACCTGATGTCGGCCAAGACCGTCTGGCAGAACGTCGCCCTGCCGCTGAAGGTGGCGGGCGTGGCCAAGGCCGATATCGGGCGCAAGGTCGGCGAACTGCTGGCCCTGGTGGGCCTGTCGGAGAAGCGCGACGCCTACCCGGCGCAGCTGTCCGGCGGGCAGAAGCAGCGCGTCGGCATCGCCCGGGCGCTGGTGCACCAGCCGGAGATCCTGCTCTGCGACGAGGCCACCTCGGCGCTGGACCCGGAGAGCACCCAGTCGATCCTGGCGCTGCTGCGCGACATCAACAAACGCCTGGGCCTGACCATCGTGCTGATCACCCACGAGATGGGCGTGATCCGCGAAACCTGCGACCGCGTGGTGGTGCTGGAACGTGGCCGGGTGGTGGAGCAGGGCGAGGTGTGGCGGGTGTTCGGTGACCCGCAACATGAGGTCACCCGCACCCTGCTGGGCACCCTGCGGCACGAGCTGCCGGACGACCTGCAAGGCCGCCTGGCCAGCGAGCCGGTACCCGGCGGCGACCTGCTGCTGGACCTGCACTTCACCGGCGCCAGCGGCCGCGAACCGGACCTGCTGGCCATCACCCAGGCCCTGGGCACGCGGGTGAGCCTGTTGCATGGCGGCATCGACCGCATCCAGGGCCGCGCCCAGGGGCACCTGCTGGTGCGCATCAGCGATGTGGGGCAGGGCGGTACCTGGGTGCTGGAGCAGGCCCACGGCCTGGCGGACAAGGCGGAGGTGCTCGGCTATGTCGCCCATGCTTGA
- a CDS encoding SDR family NAD(P)-dependent oxidoreductase: MTRKIALITGASRGLGKNAALHLAAQGVDIIGTYHSKADEAQAVAREVERLGGRARMLRLDVSDSTGFGTFAAQVSETLQQAFGRETFDFLVNNAGIGIHASCAETTEEQFDTLVNIQLKGPFFLTQKLLPVLADGGRIINISTGLARFSLPGYGAYAAMKGGIEVWTRYLAKELGPRGITVNVLAPGAIETDFGGGVVRDNSQVNDFIAGNTALGRVGLPDDIGGAIAMLLSDGGRWVTGQRIEASGGMFL, from the coding sequence ATGACCCGCAAGATCGCACTCATCACCGGCGCCAGCCGTGGCCTCGGCAAGAACGCTGCCCTGCACCTGGCGGCCCAGGGCGTCGACATCATCGGCACCTACCACAGCAAGGCCGACGAAGCCCAGGCCGTGGCCCGCGAAGTGGAGCGCCTCGGTGGCCGCGCCCGCATGCTGCGCCTGGACGTGAGCGACAGCACGGGCTTCGGCACCTTCGCCGCCCAGGTGAGCGAGACCCTGCAGCAGGCGTTCGGCCGCGAGACCTTCGATTTCCTGGTGAACAACGCCGGCATCGGCATCCACGCCAGCTGCGCCGAAACCACCGAGGAGCAGTTCGACACCCTGGTGAACATCCAGCTCAAGGGGCCGTTCTTCCTCACCCAGAAACTGCTGCCGGTGCTGGCCGACGGCGGCCGCATCATCAACATCTCCACCGGGCTGGCACGCTTCTCCCTGCCGGGCTACGGCGCCTACGCGGCGATGAAGGGCGGCATCGAGGTGTGGACCCGCTACCTGGCCAAGGAGCTGGGCCCGCGCGGCATCACCGTCAACGTGCTGGCCCCCGGCGCCATCGAGACCGATTTCGGCGGCGGCGTGGTGCGCGACAACAGCCAGGTCAACGACTTCATCGCCGGCAACACTGCCCTGGGCCGCGTCGGCCTGCCGGACGACATCGGCGGCGCCATCGCCATGCTCCTCTCCGACGGCGGCCGCTGGGTCACCGGCCAGCGCATCGAAGCCTCGGGCGGCATGTTCCTCTGA
- a CDS encoding LysR family transcriptional regulator, with protein sequence MNKLELLRTFARVTELSSFTQAGESLGLPRSSVSEQVQALEQLLGARLLQRTTRKVQATQDGLALYERCKALLAQMDELEGMFRQDGEVLAGRLRVDMPSRIARQLVMPHLGEFLDAHPGLELELSGTDRRVDLVREGFDCVLRAGNLVDETLVARSLGAMPMVNCASPEYLARHGTPHSLDDLARHRLVHYLPVLGARPDGFEYLMGGKVHQVPMAGNLTVNNADAYEGACLGGLGLIQAPRMGLREHLASGALVELLPGYPAPPLALNLLYAHRHLPRRVRAFIDWLEGLLDRERNR encoded by the coding sequence ATGAACAAGCTCGAGCTGTTGCGTACCTTCGCCCGGGTCACCGAGCTGTCCAGCTTCACCCAGGCCGGGGAAAGCCTCGGCCTGCCCCGCTCCAGCGTCTCCGAGCAGGTGCAGGCGCTGGAGCAGTTGCTGGGCGCGCGCCTGCTGCAACGCACCACGCGCAAGGTGCAGGCGACCCAGGATGGCCTGGCGCTGTATGAACGCTGCAAGGCGCTGCTGGCGCAGATGGACGAGCTGGAAGGCATGTTCCGCCAGGACGGCGAAGTGCTCGCCGGGCGCCTGCGGGTGGACATGCCCAGCCGCATCGCCCGCCAGTTGGTGATGCCGCACCTGGGGGAGTTCCTCGACGCCCACCCGGGCCTGGAGCTGGAGCTGAGCGGCACCGACCGCCGCGTCGACCTGGTGCGCGAGGGCTTCGACTGCGTGCTGCGCGCCGGCAACCTGGTGGACGAGACCCTGGTGGCGCGCTCCCTCGGCGCCATGCCCATGGTCAACTGCGCGAGCCCCGAGTACCTGGCCCGCCACGGCACGCCGCACAGCCTCGACGACCTCGCCCGGCACCGCCTGGTGCACTACCTGCCGGTGCTCGGCGCGCGGCCCGACGGCTTCGAGTACCTGATGGGCGGCAAGGTCCACCAGGTGCCCATGGCCGGCAACCTCACGGTGAACAACGCCGATGCCTACGAGGGCGCCTGCCTCGGCGGCCTGGGGCTGATCCAGGCGCCGCGCATGGGCCTGCGCGAGCACCTGGCCAGCGGCGCCCTGGTGGAGCTGCTGCCCGGCTACCCGGCGCCGCCCCTGGCGCTCAACCTGCTCTACGCCCACCGCCACCTGCCCCGCCGCGTGCGGGCCTTCATCGACTGGCTGGAAGGCCTGCTGGACCGCGAGAGGAACCGCTGA
- a CDS encoding SfnB family sulfur acquisition oxidoreductase: MTNETEPKVLRDEAPPLLPAALIENDAQALLAAHEVAKLAKEGAAHRDRERLLPWRELELFTRLGLGGIRIPRAYGGAEVSYVTLAEVFRIICAADPALGQIPQNQFGLLSVIEYVGSEAQKRKVFAGILAGRRLANAGPERNTKHTLEIKARITRGNAGLEVSGEKFYSTGALFAHWVAVKAIDDSGVGVLSLVERGVPGLAIVDDWSGFGQRTTASGTVLLDRAPVADDLVFHNGRLAEVPSIQGALSQLIQAAIDAGIAEAAIDDAIAFIRERSRPWVDAGVERASEELYTIAEIGRLKVELNAANALLERAGQVLDEIAAAPIDAAAAARASIAVAEAKVLTTEISLLASEKLFELAGSRATLAEFNLDRHWRNARVHTLHDPVRWKVHAVGNYHLNGAFPARHSWI; the protein is encoded by the coding sequence ATGACTAACGAAACCGAACCCAAGGTTCTTCGTGATGAAGCGCCGCCGCTACTCCCGGCGGCGCTGATCGAGAACGATGCCCAGGCCCTGCTCGCCGCCCACGAAGTGGCGAAGCTGGCCAAGGAAGGGGCTGCACACCGTGACCGCGAACGCCTGCTGCCCTGGCGCGAGCTGGAGCTCTTCACCCGGCTCGGCCTGGGTGGCATCCGCATCCCGCGCGCCTATGGCGGCGCCGAGGTGTCCTACGTCACCCTCGCCGAGGTGTTCCGCATCATCTGCGCGGCCGACCCGGCGCTGGGGCAGATCCCGCAGAACCAGTTCGGCCTGCTCAGCGTCATCGAGTACGTCGGCAGCGAGGCGCAGAAGCGCAAGGTCTTCGCCGGCATCCTCGCCGGGCGCCGCCTGGCCAACGCCGGGCCCGAGCGCAACACCAAGCACACCCTGGAGATCAAGGCGCGCATCACCCGCGGCAACGCCGGCCTCGAGGTCAGCGGCGAGAAGTTCTATTCCACCGGCGCGCTGTTCGCCCACTGGGTGGCGGTCAAGGCCATCGACGACAGCGGTGTCGGCGTGCTCTCCCTGGTGGAGCGCGGGGTGCCGGGGCTGGCGATAGTCGACGACTGGTCCGGCTTCGGCCAGCGCACCACCGCCAGCGGCACCGTGCTGCTGGACCGCGCCCCCGTGGCCGACGACCTGGTGTTCCACAACGGCCGCCTGGCCGAGGTGCCGAGCATCCAGGGCGCGCTGTCGCAGCTGATCCAGGCGGCTATCGACGCCGGCATCGCCGAGGCCGCCATCGACGACGCCATCGCCTTCATCCGTGAGCGCTCGCGGCCCTGGGTCGACGCCGGCGTCGAGCGCGCCAGCGAAGAGCTCTACACCATTGCCGAGATCGGCCGCCTGAAGGTCGAGCTGAACGCCGCCAACGCGCTGCTGGAACGCGCCGGGCAGGTACTCGACGAGATCGCCGCCGCGCCCATCGACGCCGCGGCTGCCGCCCGTGCCTCCATCGCCGTCGCCGAGGCCAAGGTGCTGACCACCGAGATCAGCCTGCTGGCCAGCGAGAAGCTGTTCGAGCTGGCCGGCAGTCGCGCCACCCTCGCCGAGTTCAACCTCGACCGCCACTGGCGCAACGCCCGGGTGCACACCCTGCACGACCCGGTGCGCTGGAAGGTCCACGCCGTCGGCAACTACCACCTCAATGGCGCCTTCCCGGCGCGTCATTCCTGGATATGA
- a CDS encoding MetQ/NlpA family ABC transporter substrate-binding protein, with the protein MPRHSLKTLTLGLLLATGIAQAAEQPLKVGTTAAFAPPLEVAVEEAAKQGLKVELVEFTDWNTPNITLAHGDIDVNYFQHTPFLENANKEGGFALKAFAPGVINNVGLYSTQYKAIADLPEGAKVAIANDPINGGRGLQLLQKAGLLKLKDGVGYKATLDDIIDNPKHIDIIELEAVQLVRALDDVDLAQGYPHYIRLAGTLDPNSALLFDGIENKEYVIQFVTRGDYQDDGRLAKFVDVYQHSPQVRAALDKAHGSLYQPGWQ; encoded by the coding sequence ATGCCCAGACACAGCCTCAAGACCCTTACCCTCGGCCTGCTCCTGGCCACCGGCATCGCCCAGGCCGCCGAGCAGCCCCTGAAGGTGGGCACCACCGCCGCCTTCGCCCCGCCCCTGGAAGTGGCGGTGGAAGAAGCCGCCAAGCAAGGCCTCAAGGTGGAGCTGGTGGAGTTCACCGACTGGAACACGCCGAACATCACCCTGGCCCACGGCGACATCGACGTGAACTACTTCCAGCACACGCCCTTCCTGGAGAACGCCAACAAGGAAGGCGGCTTCGCCCTCAAGGCCTTCGCCCCCGGGGTGATCAACAACGTCGGCCTGTATTCGACCCAGTACAAGGCCATCGCCGACCTACCCGAGGGCGCCAAGGTGGCCATCGCCAACGACCCCATCAACGGCGGTCGCGGCCTGCAGCTGCTGCAGAAGGCCGGGCTGCTCAAGCTCAAGGACGGCGTGGGCTACAAGGCGACCCTGGACGACATCATCGACAACCCCAAGCACATCGACATCATCGAGCTGGAAGCCGTGCAACTGGTGCGCGCCCTGGACGACGTCGACCTGGCCCAGGGCTACCCGCACTACATCCGCCTGGCCGGCACCCTCGACCCCAACAGCGCGCTGCTCTTCGACGGCATCGAGAACAAGGAGTACGTCATCCAGTTCGTCACCCGTGGCGATTACCAGGACGACGGCCGCCTGGCGAAGTTCGTCGACGTCTACCAGCACTCGCCGCAAGTCCGCGCCGCCTTGGATAAGGCGCACGGAAGTTTGTACCAGCCCGGCTGGCAGTGA
- a CDS encoding PSPA7_2676 family Cys-rich small protein, whose translation MRLHCFLFGCSWTEGHETDVGAEPMLCQRCTRCGAHRYVKREVPEEPSPG comes from the coding sequence ATGCGACTCCATTGTTTTCTGTTCGGATGCAGCTGGACCGAAGGACACGAAACCGACGTGGGCGCCGAGCCCATGCTCTGTCAACGCTGCACACGCTGCGGCGCCCATCGCTACGTGAAGCGCGAGGTCCCCGAGGAGCCCTCGCCCGGCTAG
- a CDS encoding molybdopterin-dependent oxidoreductase yields MDLRLNLRIALLALLSPVLHAAEFVPDDPSTYVTETLEMTGEVQNPLRFTIDDLKRLPSYDYKAVAAACGGDVANAEYKDYRGVLLRELVQKAALAGDDPKGWKRAYVIAHASDAYIALFSWNELLNTQIGDGVLVVYAQHGEALPPESGRIALVSGCDRHAGPRHVKWLKSIELKTVPQ; encoded by the coding sequence ATGGACCTGAGACTTAACCTGCGCATCGCCCTGCTGGCCCTGTTGAGCCCGGTGCTGCACGCCGCCGAATTCGTCCCCGACGACCCCAGCACCTACGTGACCGAAACCCTGGAAATGACCGGCGAGGTGCAGAACCCGCTGCGCTTCACGATCGACGACCTCAAGCGCCTGCCCTCCTACGACTACAAGGCCGTGGCTGCGGCCTGCGGTGGCGACGTGGCCAACGCCGAGTACAAGGACTACCGCGGCGTGCTGCTGCGCGAACTGGTGCAGAAGGCCGCGCTGGCCGGCGACGACCCCAAGGGCTGGAAACGCGCCTACGTCATCGCCCATGCCAGCGACGCCTATATCGCGCTGTTCAGCTGGAACGAACTGCTCAACACCCAGATCGGCGACGGCGTGCTGGTGGTCTACGCCCAGCACGGCGAGGCGCTGCCACCGGAATCCGGGCGCATCGCTCTGGTCTCCGGCTGCGACCGCCACGCCGGCCCGCGCCACGTGAAATGGCTGAAAAGCATCGAATTGAAAACCGTACCGCAGTAA
- a CDS encoding methionine ABC transporter permease, which yields MSPMLDRLLQGILDTLLMIGASSLIVFLVGIPLALVLVTTGPGGIFEARALNRSLGSVVNVLRSIPFLILMVALIPFTRLIVGTSYGVWAAVVPLTIAATPFFARIAEVSLREVDFGLVEAAQAMGCQRRHIIWNVLLPEARPGIVGGFTITLVTMINSSAMAGAIGAGGLGDLAYRYGYQRFDTQIMLTVIILLVVLVTLIQFGGDRLARLLNKR from the coding sequence ATGTCGCCCATGCTTGATCGCCTGCTGCAGGGCATTCTCGACACGCTGCTGATGATCGGCGCCTCGTCGCTGATCGTGTTCCTGGTGGGCATCCCCCTGGCGCTGGTGCTGGTCACCACGGGCCCGGGCGGGATCTTCGAGGCGCGTGCGCTCAACCGTTCGCTGGGCAGCGTGGTCAACGTGCTGCGCTCGATCCCTTTCCTGATCCTGATGGTGGCGCTGATCCCCTTCACCCGGCTGATCGTCGGCACCAGCTACGGCGTCTGGGCCGCGGTGGTGCCGCTGACCATCGCCGCCACGCCCTTCTTCGCGCGCATCGCCGAGGTGAGCCTGCGCGAGGTGGATTTCGGCCTGGTGGAAGCGGCCCAGGCGATGGGCTGCCAGCGCCGCCACATCATCTGGAACGTGCTGCTGCCCGAGGCGCGCCCGGGCATCGTCGGCGGCTTCACCATCACCCTGGTGACCATGATCAACTCCTCGGCCATGGCCGGCGCCATTGGCGCAGGCGGGCTGGGCGACCTGGCGTATCGCTACGGCTACCAGCGCTTCGACACGCAGATCATGCTCACGGTGATCATCCTGCTGGTGGTGCTGGTGACGCTGATCCAGTTTGGTGGGGATCGGCTGGCGCGACTGCTCAACAAGCGCTAG